From the genome of Mycetocola spongiae, one region includes:
- a CDS encoding TetR/AcrR family transcriptional regulator, producing MTGQTGERKRGRPTASEREERREIILDAAVALFLDEGYGHVSVDAIAERSGVTKRTLYIYFGDKSEIFAAAVGRLHDRVIREAEDRAERLPELSRRIVRTLHSAEAVALHRLVIAESGRFPDLAAAFYRAGPERYRALLAERLIATAGSGIAREALAEALFSLLLGEAHRRRLLGILGPITDSEVARHADAALRVLGLGEGRP from the coding sequence ATGACGGGGCAGACCGGCGAGCGTAAGCGCGGGCGACCCACCGCGAGCGAGCGCGAGGAGCGCCGCGAGATTATTCTTGATGCCGCCGTGGCGCTTTTTCTTGACGAGGGCTATGGGCATGTCAGCGTGGACGCGATTGCCGAGCGCTCGGGGGTCACCAAGCGCACCCTGTATATCTATTTTGGCGATAAATCCGAGATTTTTGCCGCGGCCGTGGGGCGCCTGCACGATCGGGTGATTCGGGAGGCCGAGGACCGCGCCGAGCGCCTTCCCGAGCTCTCGCGTCGCATCGTGCGCACCCTGCACTCGGCGGAGGCCGTGGCCCTGCACCGGCTGGTGATTGCCGAATCCGGCCGCTTCCCCGATCTGGCCGCGGCGTTTTATCGGGCCGGCCCCGAACGCTATCGCGCGCTGCTGGCCGAACGCCTGATCGCCACCGCGGGCTCGGGTATCGCCCGCGAGGCGCTCGCCGAGGCACTGTTCTCCCTGCTGCTGGGCGAGGCCCATCGCCGCCGCCTGCTGGGGATCCTCGGCCCGATCACCGATTCCGAGGTTGCGCGGCATGCCGATGCGGCGCTGCGTGTCCTGGGCCTGGGCGAGGGCCGGCCCTAA
- a CDS encoding putative quinol monooxygenase, translating to MTTPVIVNARFFPRAGQEAALVEALIAAIAPVHAEAGCELYALNSHDSGELLMIEKWSSADLLDAHAAGPAVRDLDAAIAPFLARPVLVERFTAVPAGDVRLGAL from the coding sequence ATGACCACGCCCGTGATCGTTAACGCACGTTTTTTCCCCCGCGCGGGGCAGGAGGCGGCCCTGGTCGAGGCCCTCATCGCGGCGATCGCCCCGGTCCACGCCGAGGCGGGCTGCGAGCTCTACGCCCTGAACTCCCATGACTCGGGCGAACTCCTGATGATCGAGAAGTGGAGCAGCGCGGATCTGCTTGATGCCCATGCCGCCGGTCCCGCCGTGCGGGATCTGGATGCCGCGATCGCCCCGTTCCTTGCCCGCCCCGTCCTGGTTGAGCGGTTCACAGCCGTGCCCGCGGGAGATGTCCGGCTGGGCGCGCTTTAG
- a CDS encoding TRAP transporter small permease has protein sequence MAVLLLLIAFAVCWQVFARYVSSASSAWTSELASMAFVWLAMFAIALGVRRGRHMKLDIWEYLPYRRWLIRTIDTIAALGVAVVLVLLIWFGFEMLGPAFRRLQPGLGISFGWVSLAVPVGCLVSLIFAIEAWWKVFHAPRDTDVLAAPILFQKSEATQPATEGI, from the coding sequence GTGGCCGTCCTCCTGCTTCTGATCGCGTTTGCGGTCTGCTGGCAGGTTTTTGCCCGCTATGTTTCCTCGGCCTCCTCCGCCTGGACCAGTGAGCTTGCGTCGATGGCCTTTGTGTGGCTCGCGATGTTTGCCATTGCCCTCGGCGTGCGTCGCGGACGCCATATGAAGCTCGATATCTGGGAGTATCTGCCCTATCGACGCTGGCTTATTCGCACGATCGATACCATCGCCGCGCTGGGCGTCGCCGTGGTGCTGGTCCTGCTGATCTGGTTTGGCTTTGAAATGCTTGGCCCCGCCTTTCGCCGCCTCCAACCCGGGCTCGGAATCTCGTTTGGTTGGGTATCGCTTGCCGTCCCGGTGGGATGCCTGGTCAGCCTGATCTTTGCCATTGAGGCCTGGTGGAAGGTATTCCATGCCCCGCGGGATACCGATGTTCTGGCCGCACCCATCCTCTTCCAAAAATCCGAGGCCACACAGCCCGCTACCGAGGGAATCTAA
- a CDS encoding TRAP transporter large permease: MGISLLGNFFLALLARIPVGFALALASFITLWIMSDVPLTVGAQRVVAGMTPFPLLAIPLFVLAGGLMNAGGITKRLLNLADAVVGGMRGGLAQANVLSSLMFGGISGSAVADVSSFGRILIPAMKQRNYTAAFSAAVSAAAPVVSPLMPPSIAMIVYGVVSGTSIGKLFFAGLIPAFLYIALLMITVHLVVRKRGFTDEALLEAKGDLSRIGKTAPADRPRFWRSLYEAIPALLMPVIILVGIRFGIFTPTEAAAVAVLYSLIVGAFLYRELKIKNLIHSLVDSSMVVGLIMLVLAAAQLYSWALTQGRVPQALANGLFSVTENPLVLLLLINVLLIVIGMFLEANAAVIILTPILFPLAIEMGVDPVHLGVIIVGNLGIGLITPPVGLTLMLSAEIARVNMVSAIRAVWPFLITSGIFLLLITYIPQISLWLPGWLMP, translated from the coding sequence GTGGGTATTTCACTATTGGGGAATTTTTTCCTCGCGCTCCTGGCCCGAATCCCCGTGGGCTTTGCCCTCGCCCTGGCCTCCTTCATCACGCTGTGGATCATGTCCGATGTGCCCCTGACCGTGGGTGCGCAGCGCGTGGTCGCGGGCATGACGCCGTTCCCGCTCCTTGCGATTCCGCTGTTTGTGCTCGCCGGTGGGCTCATGAACGCCGGGGGAATCACCAAGCGCCTCCTGAATCTCGCCGATGCCGTGGTGGGGGGAATGCGCGGCGGCCTGGCCCAGGCCAATGTGCTGTCCTCGCTGATGTTTGGTGGCATTTCGGGATCCGCCGTGGCGGACGTATCGAGCTTTGGTCGAATCCTGATCCCCGCGATGAAGCAGCGCAATTACACCGCTGCCTTCTCGGCGGCCGTATCCGCCGCGGCCCCCGTGGTCTCGCCGCTGATGCCGCCGAGCATCGCGATGATCGTCTACGGCGTGGTGAGCGGTACCTCGATCGGTAAGCTCTTTTTTGCCGGGCTGATCCCCGCCTTCCTGTATATCGCGCTGCTGATGATCACGGTGCACCTCGTGGTGCGTAAGCGCGGATTCACGGATGAGGCGCTGCTTGAGGCCAAGGGAGACCTGTCCCGGATCGGGAAGACCGCCCCCGCGGACCGACCGCGGTTCTGGCGTTCGCTCTATGAGGCCATCCCCGCCCTGCTGATGCCCGTGATCATCCTGGTGGGAATCCGGTTTGGAATCTTCACCCCCACCGAGGCGGCCGCCGTCGCGGTGCTGTACTCACTCATCGTGGGGGCATTCCTCTACCGCGAGTTGAAGATCAAAAATCTGATTCACTCGCTCGTGGATTCCAGCATGGTGGTGGGTCTGATCATGCTTGTTTTGGCCGCCGCGCAGCTCTATTCCTGGGCCCTGACCCAGGGGCGGGTCCCGCAGGCCCTGGCCAATGGCCTATTCTCGGTCACCGAGAACCCCCTGGTCTTGCTCCTGCTGATTAACGTGCTCCTGATCGTGATCGGTATGTTCCTCGAGGCCAATGCCGCCGTGATTATTCTGACCCCGATCCTGTTCCCGCTCGCCATCGAGATGGGGGTGGACCCCGTGCATCTGGGTGTCATCATCGTGGGTAACCTCGGCATCGGCCTGATCACCCCGCCCGTGGGACTCACCCTGATGCTCTCCGCGGAGATAGCGCGGGTGAATATGGTGAGCGCGATTCGCGCCGTCTGGCCGTTCCTCATCACCTCGGGTATTTTCCTCCTGCTTATTACGTATATCCCCCAGATCTCGCTCTGGCTGCCCGGCTGGCTTATGCCCTAG